In Pelodictyon luteolum DSM 273, the genomic stretch ACGAGGCGCCCGGAAGGTGCGAGCCAGGGGCTTTGGCGCAGTGCTTCGAGCGGTTCAACAGAGATGACGAGGTCAGCGGTGCCGCGGGCGATGAGGTCGCTGTGGATTTCGCGGTCGGCTATGCGCAGGTGCGACTCCACGGCCCCGCCCCGCTGGCTCATGCCATGCACTTCCGCCTGGCGGATTTCGAGCCCGCTGTGGAGGGCGGCCAGGTCAATGACGGCCGCAATGCTGAGAATTCCCTGTCCCCCAACGCCGGCAAGGATGATGTTCTTTTTCATGTGTTCCGGTTCCTTTTTGCCGCCCGCTCGACGCACTCCCTTCGGGCAAGGATGACGGAGACCCCCTCGTAGGCGATCTCTTCACTGATCACTGCAATGTTTTCCTGAAGCCGGGGTTTCAGGGGGACGATGGTTCTGAGGTGCAGGGGGTCTACGCCGAGGCCGAGGCAGATGGCTTCAAGACGGCTGCCGGTAGCGGCTGAGTTCTGCCCTCCGGTCATGGCGGTGGTGTCGTTGTCGGTTATGATGATGGTGACCGACGAGCGCCTGTTCACTGCATCGAGCAGGCCCGTCATGCCGGAGTGGGTGAAGGTGGAATCGCCGATGACCGCCACAGCGGGCCGGAGTCCGGCTTCGGCCGCCCCTATCGCCATAGTGACTGATGCGCCCATGTCGACGCATGTATGGATGGCGCTGAAGGGGGCGAGCGCACCGAGGGTATAGCAGCCGATATCGGAAAAGACATGGTCATGCGGGTGTCCGGCCATGACGGTGTTGAGTGCCAGATACAGATCGCGGTGCCCGCATCCCCGGCAGAGTTCGGGCGGTCGAGGTACGACGATTTCGGGGACGGGTGCAGCGGGCGCGGGTTCCAGGCCGAGCGCCCGGGCGATGATGTCTGTATTGAGCTCGCCGGTGCGTGCGAGAGTGCCGTCGAGGCGCCCCAGCACCTGGCCGTTGCCGAAGAATCCCCGAAGCAGCTCCTCAATGACCGGATAGCCCTCCTCGGCTACAAGCACGCTGTCGCACTGGTTGAAGAGTTGCTGTGCGGCCCCGAGTGGAAGGGGGTACTGTCCGGTTTTCAGTACGGGAAAGTCCATATCAAAGGCCTCACGCACCTCCATGACATAGTTGTATGCAATCCCGAACGCGAGCACGCCGGTTGAGGCCGTGCCCTCCACCATGCGGTTCAGCCATGAACATTCGGCCAACTGCTCGATATCGCGCTGCAGGCCGATGAGTCGGGCGTACTGCCTTCTTGCATTCACCGGCATCAGGACGAACCGTTCTGCAGAAGGAAGCGCATCGGCCGCCGGAAGCGTGCGTTCCGGTTCCGGCTCCTTTGGAACTACCCCTGCACGCGAGTGCGCGAGGCGCGTGGTGAGGCGGACCATCACCGGAAGGCTGAGCGATTCGGAGAGCTGGAATGCATGGCGGACGCCGTCGTAGAGCTCCTGCTGGTTTGAGGGTTCGATGACGGGGATCATGGCGAACTTCCCGTACACCCGGCTGTCCTGCTCGTTCTGAGACGAGTGCATGGAGGGGTCGTCGGCGACGGCCAGCACCAGGCCTCCGCCAACGCCGGTGAGAGCGGAGTTGATGAATGCATCGGCGGCGACATTGAGCCCCACGTGCTTCATGCATACCAGCACCCGCTTTCCGGCGTAAGACATGCCGAGCGCCTCTTCGTATGCGGTTTTTTCATTCGTCGACCATGCGGCACGCACCCCGCGGTTTCGGGCAGCGGGAGAGTGCTGGATGAATTCGGTGATTTCGGTCGAAGGGGTTCCCGGGTAGGCATAGACGCCGGATATGCCGGCATCGATGGCACCGAGGGCTGCGGCTTCCGCCCCCAGAAGGAGCTGTCGTTCCATTCGCGGACTTGGTGGTTGTGGTCCCGCTTTGCACCCTGTGCTGAACGGGGGTTCCTGCAAATGAACCAAGATCAGAAATTTTCAAGCCAAAATAAAAGAATTGCGGGTTATTGCCCTCCACGGATCAACTACCGGCAGCTTGTTTGTAAATGTCCGGCACGGTCTATATATTCACATAATTATTTGAATATATAACTCTCTGGTGGCTGGGCGATGTTTTTGTGCTGGAGAGAAACTGCAACCGGGCGGGTATACCGTTCAATAAAGCCGGAGGGTTTGACATGGCTAAAAAAATCGTCGTCCTTGGAGCCGGTACCGCCGGTACCATCGTTTCCAACAACCTGCGCCGCCATCTTTCCGATGACTGGGAGATTACGGTCATCGACCGTGACGATCGTCATATCTACCAACCGGGGCTGTTGTTTGTACCGTTCGGCATCCAGAAGTCGAAGACGCTGGTGAAGTCGCGAAAAAAGTTCATCCTCCCCGGTGTGAAATTCGTGCTTGACGAAATCACCCATGTCGATCCCGAGAAGAAGGTGGTAAAGACCAGAAACAACAGCTTCGACTATGATTTTCTCGTCGTCAGCACCGGCTGCAAGGTCGTGCCGGAGGAGAACGACGGCCTGCTCGACGCCTGGGGGAAAAACGCGTTCACCTTCTACTACCTGGAGGCGGCCGATGTACTGCACCGCAAACTCCGTGAGTTCGATGGCGGCAAACTGGTGATGGATATCGCTGAGCTGCCGTTCAAGTGCCCTGTTGCGCCGATCGAGTTCGTGTTCCTTGCCGACTGGTATTTCAAGAAACGCGGGATACGCAACAAAGTGGAGATCGAACTGGTGACCCCGCTGCAGGCTGCGTTCACCAAGCCGAAAGCCGCCGCGGTGTTCAGCCGGTCCGCAAAGGAGAAGAACATCAAGATTACGACCGGTTTCGAGTTGAACCGGGTCGACGGCAAGGCCGGGTATATCGAGAGCGTGCAGGGCGAAAAGGTCAATTACGACATGCTGGTGGTAGTTCCCACCACTGTCGGTGACAAGGTCATCACCGATTCTGGCATGGACGACGGCATCGGTTACGTTCCCACCCATCAGAACACCCTCCAGGCGCTCAAGCACGAGGGAGTCTACGTCATCGGTGACGCCACCAACGTTCCAACCTCAAAAGCAGGCTCGGTGGCTCATTACGAGGCGGACGTGGTGGTGTTCAACATCATGGCGGAGATCCACGGGGTGAAGCCCGAAGAGATCTTCGACGGCCACTCCACCTGCTTCATCGTCTACTCGAAAGGCACCGCTTCGCTCATCGACTTCAACTACAAGATCGAACCGCTGCCGGGCCAGTTCCCCGCCCCGCACCTCGGACCCTTTTCCCTCCTCAAGGAGACGAAGGCCAACTGGTGGGGCAAGCTGGCTTTCGAGCCGCTCTACTGGAACGTACTGCTCGGCGGCCGCCATCTCGGTATGCCTCCGACCCTCGTCATGGCCGGCAAGGAAGTGGGCTGAGGCGCAACCCCGTTCCCCCCTCAGTCACCCTTCGGGGACTGCCGGGGGAGCCTGCTCTTTTCTCGTGAAGCTGATGGCGAGCCATCCCGCCTCGTATCGAGCGTCGCCGACACGCATGCCGGCGAGGAACACCGGAAGCACCACCCCTTTCTGGTAGTTGCCGATTCGCAGGGTGAGCGAGTCGCCGACCTGCACAACGCTGGCCTCCATGCGGTTGTCGAATACGAACGGCAGGCGCAGCTTCACGGTGTAGAGTCCCTCCCCGTCCTTCCGGATGCTGACATGCTCTTCGTGGTAGAAGATGTCGAGGGGGTTCTTTCCCGCGTATACCACCTGTCCGACCTTCCGCAGCATGTCGATGCCGAGTACCTCTCTCTTAAAGAGCGGCACCTTGGTGATGGGGATCGGGGCGAAGGAACGCTCGATTTCCTCGATGTGGCCTCGCTGGATTTCCTTCCACTCCTTAAGGAACTCTCCGTCGGCATCATCGGTGTAGACACGGTTGATGACGATCTGGTCGACGGTGATGCCGTAGAGGTTGAGGTATGTCAGTGCGCGCATCGACTCCTTGATGACCATCTTTTCCGGGTTCATGACGAGCCGCACGGTGGTACGGGTGCCATCGGAAAGAAGGTCGATGATGCCCTCGATGGAGGAGAAAAGGCTGTCGACCTGCTCATAGACGTCCACATCGGGTACATAGTCATGGAGCCGGCTTACCCTTTTGGCAAGCGGCCGGATCACCGGCTTCACCACATACTTCTCCAGGTTTCGCATCAGCTTCAGCATCCATCCGAAGGTTTCGGGGAGAGATAGCAGGCGGAGTGTTTCGCCGGTCGGTGCACAGTCGACGACGAGGAGATCGTACTCGTTGCTCTCGTTATAGCGTTTGATGTGGGAGAGTGAGAAGAGCTCCTCCATGCCGGGCAGGACTCCCATCTCCTCGACATAGATTCCCTCTATTCCCTGTACCTGCATGAGGTGCGCGAAGTGTTCGCGCACGATCTCCCAGTTGAGCGACATGTCCCCGTAGACGCTCACCTCCTGACCGTACAGCCGATCGGCGATCCTGACCGGAGAGGGGCCGAGCTCCATATCGAATGAGTCACCGAGGCTGTGGGCCGGGTCGGTGGATATGATGAGGGTGCGGTGGCCTGATTCGGCTGCCATGAGGGCGGTTGCGGCGGCAATGGAGGTTTTGCCAACCCCCCCCTTTCCGGTGAAAACGATGTTTCGCATGTGCATTGCTCTCCGGGGGGTGTTGAACGGTTGCAAGGGATGTAACCCGCTTTGCGGGCTAAGCGTTGCCGGCAGTACAGGCTAGGGAGGCGGGGAACTACAGGAAAAAAGACATATGGATTTGTTTTAATATGAGCATATGCTTATATAGCGTGAACGGGGCTCATGAGAGAGCTTCCGGAAGAGAGGGGCCCGGGAATTATTCAGCCTCTGTTCTTGTAGAACTATCTGCGCCTTCGAGCTTGAAAGGCACGCCGGGCAACCGGTGGAGAGCGTTACTCAATAATTGAAAAATACAGACCGCATATGGCAAAGGTCGTCGTTTTAGGCGCCGGTGTTTCCGGACATACCTGTGCTTCGTTTCTGAAGAAGAAACTCGGGAAGCATCATGAGGTAGTCGTGGTCACGCCGAACAGCTATTACCAGTGGATCCCGTCTAACATCTGGGTCGGAGTCGGCCAGATGTCGATTGACGAGGTCCGTTTCGAACTCAAGAAAGTCTATGACCGCTGGGGGATTGTCTTCAAGCAGGCCAGGGCCCTTGAAATCCATCCCGAAGGGGACGCCTCCACCGGGAAGGGCTACGTCACCATCGAGTACACCGCCGGCGACAACTCGGGCGTCAGGGAGAACGTGGAGTACGATTATCTCGTCAACGCCACCGGTCCGAAGCTGAACTTCGAGGCAACCGAAGGGCTCGGCCCCGACAAGAACAGCTACTCAGTCTGTACCTACTCGCATGCGGCGCACGCATGGGAACACCTGCAGGAGAACATCAAGAAGATGCAGGCCGGACAGAAGCAGCGTTTCCTCATCGGCACCGGGCACGCCATGGCGACCTGCCAGGGTGCGGCGTTCGAGTACATCCTGAACATCGCCCACGAGATCTCCAAGCGCGGGCTGAGCAAGATGGCACAGATCACCTGGATTTCGAACGAGTACGAGGTCGGTGATTTCGGCATGGGCGGCGCGTTCATCAAGCGCGGCGGATACATCACC encodes the following:
- a CDS encoding thiamine pyrophosphate-dependent enzyme encodes the protein MERQLLLGAEAAALGAIDAGISGVYAYPGTPSTEITEFIQHSPAARNRGVRAAWSTNEKTAYEEALGMSYAGKRVLVCMKHVGLNVAADAFINSALTGVGGGLVLAVADDPSMHSSQNEQDSRVYGKFAMIPVIEPSNQQELYDGVRHAFQLSESLSLPVMVRLTTRLAHSRAGVVPKEPEPERTLPAADALPSAERFVLMPVNARRQYARLIGLQRDIEQLAECSWLNRMVEGTASTGVLAFGIAYNYVMEVREAFDMDFPVLKTGQYPLPLGAAQQLFNQCDSVLVAEEGYPVIEELLRGFFGNGQVLGRLDGTLARTGELNTDIIARALGLEPAPAAPVPEIVVPRPPELCRGCGHRDLYLALNTVMAGHPHDHVFSDIGCYTLGALAPFSAIHTCVDMGASVTMAIGAAEAGLRPAVAVIGDSTFTHSGMTGLLDAVNRRSSVTIIITDNDTTAMTGGQNSAATGSRLEAICLGLGVDPLHLRTIVPLKPRLQENIAVISEEIAYEGVSVILARRECVERAAKRNRNT
- a CDS encoding ArsA family ATPase encodes the protein MRNIVFTGKGGVGKTSIAAATALMAAESGHRTLIISTDPAHSLGDSFDMELGPSPVRIADRLYGQEVSVYGDMSLNWEIVREHFAHLMQVQGIEGIYVEEMGVLPGMEELFSLSHIKRYNESNEYDLLVVDCAPTGETLRLLSLPETFGWMLKLMRNLEKYVVKPVIRPLAKRVSRLHDYVPDVDVYEQVDSLFSSIEGIIDLLSDGTRTTVRLVMNPEKMVIKESMRALTYLNLYGITVDQIVINRVYTDDADGEFLKEWKEIQRGHIEEIERSFAPIPITKVPLFKREVLGIDMLRKVGQVVYAGKNPLDIFYHEEHVSIRKDGEGLYTVKLRLPFVFDNRMEASVVQVGDSLTLRIGNYQKGVVLPVFLAGMRVGDARYEAGWLAISFTRKEQAPPAVPEG
- a CDS encoding type III sulfide quinone reductase, selenoprotein subtype yields the protein MAKKIVVLGAGTAGTIVSNNLRRHLSDDWEITVIDRDDRHIYQPGLLFVPFGIQKSKTLVKSRKKFILPGVKFVLDEITHVDPEKKVVKTRNNSFDYDFLVVSTGCKVVPEENDGLLDAWGKNAFTFYYLEAADVLHRKLREFDGGKLVMDIAELPFKCPVAPIEFVFLADWYFKKRGIRNKVEIELVTPLQAAFTKPKAAAVFSRSAKEKNIKITTGFELNRVDGKAGYIESVQGEKVNYDMLVVVPTTVGDKVITDSGMDDGIGYVPTHQNTLQALKHEGVYVIGDATNVPTSKAGSVAHYEADVVVFNIMAEIHGVKPEEIFDGHSTCFIVYSKGTASLIDFNYKIEPLPGQFPAPHLGPFSLLKETKANWWGKLAFEPLYWNVLLGGRHLGMPPTLVMAGKEVG